Proteins found in one Lepisosteus oculatus isolate fLepOcu1 chromosome 22, fLepOcu1.hap2, whole genome shotgun sequence genomic segment:
- the ficd gene encoding protein adenylyltransferase FICD — MFQLMAAVALRYAGGRLLSGWTPLLCLLGGSLLALLLPLAGVEEHCRATLKGLSFLRCHLWGNDWRSAVHSTSLTVPYTGQDLLPYKPKPSTELQFEAKAALQQAVEMKRQGKRDKAHKLLVHALNMDPDFVEALTELGAILEEDKDVIQADHLYSKALAISPCNEKALVNRDRTLPLVEEIDQRHFSIIDSKVRKLMSIPKGNTALRRVMEETYYHHIYHTVAIEGNTLTLSEIRHIIETRYAVPGKSLLEQNEVIGVDAAMKYINTTLLSRIGSFAIADILEIHRRVLGHVDPVEGGRLRVNQVFVGHHLPPQPQDLDRHMLELVQWLNSEEAMNLHPVEFAALAHYKLVYIHPFVDGNGRTSRLLMNLILMQAGYPPITIRKEQRAEYYSTLDAANEGDVRPFIRFIAKCTEITLDTLLIATTEHAVGLPASSHQTCSDCKQTLPVKN, encoded by the exons ATGTTCCAGCTGATGGCGGCGGTTGCCTTGCGCTATGCGGGCGGCAGGCTCCTGAGCGGCTGGACGCCTCTGCTGTGCCTGCTGGGGGGCTCGCTGCTGGCACTGCTCCTTCCCTTGGCCGGAGTGGAGGAGCACTGCCGCGCCACGCTTAAGGGGTTGTCCTTCCTGAGGTGCCACCTGTGGGGAAATGACTGGCGATCCGCTGTGCACTCCACCAGCCTCACCGTCCCCTACACGGGCCAGGACCTTTTGCCCTACAAGCCCAAGCCCAGCACAG AGCTCCAGTTCGAAGCCAAAGCAGCTCTTCAGCAGGCTGTTGAGATGAAGAGACAGGGGAAGAGAGACAAAGCACACAAGCTCTTGGTGCATGCACTCAACATGGACCCTGACTTTGTAGAAGCTCTGACTGAGCTGGGGGCCATCCTGGAAGAGGACAAGGATGTCATCCAGGCTGACCACCTCTACTCTAAAGCCTTAGCCATCTCCCCCTGCAATGAGAAGGCCCTGGTCAATCGGGACCGGACCCTGCCTCTGGTGGAGGAGATTGACCAGCGCCACTTCAGCATCATTGACAGCAAGGTGCGTAAGCTCATGTCCATCCCCAAGGGCAACACAGCCCTACGTAGGGTGATGGAGGAGACGTATTACCACCACATCTACCACACCGTGGCCATCGAGGGCAACACGTTAACCTTGTCGGAGATCAGACACATCATCGAGACCCGGTACGCCGTGCCGGGGAAAAGCCTGCTGGAGCAGAACGAGGTGATCGGAGTGGACGCCGCCATGAAGTACATCAACACCACGCTGCTGTCTCGGATCGGCTCGTTCGCCATCGCCGACATCCTGGAGATCCACAGGAGGGTCCTGGGCCACGTGGATCCTGTGGAAGGCGGCAGGCTGAGGGTGAACCAGGTGTTCGTGGGGCATCACCTCCCCCCTCAGCCCCAGGACCTGGACAGGCACATGCTGGAGCTGGTGCAGTGGCTCAACTCGGAGGAAGCCATGAATCTTCACCCTGTGGAGTTCGCCGCCCTTGCTCACTACAAGCTGGTCTACATTCACCCCTTCGTGGACGGCAACGGGCGCACCTCCCGCCTGCTCATGAACTTGATCCTCATGCAGGCCGGGTACCCGCCCATCACCATCCGCAAGGAGCAGCGGGCCGAGTACTACAGCACTCTGGACGCGGCCAACGAGGGCGACGTGCGCCCCTTCATCCGCTTCATCGCCAAGTGCACGGAGATCACCCTGGACACTCTGCTCATTGCCACCACCGAACACGCGGTGGGCCTGCCAGCCTCCAGCCACCAGACCTGTTCAGACTGCAAGCAAACCCTCCCGGTCAAGAACTGA